From the genome of Pseudobdellovibrionaceae bacterium:
TTGCAGTGCCTGCACTCGCTGCTCTTCCATACGCGCACGCTCGTCGCCATGGACATGAACTCGTTCATCCAGGACGCGACTCACGAGGCGATCAAGGTCGATTCGATCACGGACTACCTCGCGCGCGGCGAATACGTCGCGAACGACGCCCTTCTGTACTGGAACTTCAAAAAAATGCGCGAGCACATGGAGCCGGCCGCGGCCGAACACATGGAGCACGCGTTCCTCACCTACTCGCACAACGGCGCGTACCTGATCGAAAGCCTGCCCAAGAGCTTCCTGAACGGCATGAAATCCGACGAACTCGAAGAGACGCTTTATCTCGTGCAGATGGACTGGCTCCTCGGCACGGACGCGGGTCTTCTGTTCCGCATCCGCGAAGAGCTCTACGGCATGTTCGACGGCTACGAGAAGATCTTCTGGACGGATGCGAACGACCGCGGCCCCCGCGTGCACGACCGCCTCTCGGTCCAATGCGAAATCTCGGAGCGCTCGCTGCTGGGAACGGCGGCTTAAGCCGCGCAGTAGATCAGCGGCCTAAGGCCGCGCAATAGACCAGCTCAGCGGCTTAAGGCCCAAAAAAAGCCCCGCGAGGGGCTTTTTGCATTTAGGGATTCGGTCCCGCGATCGCCTTATTGCGGATCTTCCAGAGCGTATAGATCTTCTTCGCGACCACATAGATCACGAGCAGCGCGATCAGGCTGAACACCGCGATTTTGAACTCGCGGAAGACGTACAGGATCTTGTCGCCGTAGTGATAGATCAGCAGAATCTGCGTCGGCACGCTGATCAACGCCGCGAGGCCATCCACGAGCGAGAACTGCCACAGCGGAAAGTGCGACGCACCCATGGCGATGTGCGCGGGGAAGCGCAGGCCCGGCGTGAAGCGGAACATGAAGGCGGCGTAGATGCCGTATTTCCCCATGAGCTCATTCACTTTACCCATGACCTTTTCGCCGAAGAGTTCACGAATCCGCGGCCGCGCCATGAGTGGCCGACCGAATTTTCGCCCCAGCATGAAGACAAGCATATCCGCGAAGACCACCGAGAGCAGCGTCACCGCCGCGGCCTCATACCCCAAAATGGGGCGCGCTCCTTCGTAAGGAGGAGGATAGATGTCGGGATTCGCGCCCATGTAGGCGAGGATCCCGACGCTGACGATCGTGACCTCTTCGGGCATCGGAAAACCGAAGCCGCTGGCGATCATAAGGCCAAAGACGATCGCGTAAACGAGGAGGGGTTCGTAGGCGTAACTTTGTAGGACCGTAAAGATCCATTCCTGTTGAACGGGCATCGGATTTCCACCCTAGCAAAGGATTCACCGTTTGCAGACCGGTGTTGCAACGTGCTAAGCCGCATGACGCGTGCACGAGAATAAAACTTCCTTGATTCAGCACTTCCGAGTCCCGGCCGAAGGTCGGTTGATCTCCCGCGCCCGCGACTTGGACATCGCCCCCGAGATTTTGCAACATCTGCTCAGTCTGGGAGCGATCTACCTGAACGGCCGCCGCCTCTACGCTCCCCATCCCGGGGTGCTTGAGGAGCTCCTCGATCAGCCCGTCCAGGCGGGCGACATCCTGCGCGTTCACTTCCGCCCGCGCCGCTTTTTCTGGGAGCCCGACGAGGTCCGCACCTGGGTTCGTCAGGTGACCGATCACACCATCGTCGTCTACAAGCCGAACGGCCTTCCCACCCACGCGACGCTCGACAATTCGCGCGAGCATCTGCTGGCCCATCTGCACGCCGCGGGATTCCCCGAAGCGCTGATGATCCACCGCCTCGACATCGGCACCGAGGGGCTGATGCTCTTCGCGCGCCACCCGCGTGCGCAGGCCGAAATCCAAACGCAGATCCAAAATCGCGACGTCTTGAAGCTTTATTCCGCGCTCGTGGAGGGCGAATTCCCCTTCGAGGGCGAGATGATGACGTGGATGCACAAATCCCCGCGCGCGCCGAAAATCCAACACTTCGCGCCCGGCCCGGACCGCGAAAGCTGCTCGAGTTTCATTCGCGAAAACCACGTCCACGCCCACGGCGGACGCCCTTACAGCGAGCTTTCGATCGAGCTCATCACCGGGCGCACGCACCAGATCCGCTCGCAGCTGAAAGCCTTCGGTCATTCGATCGTGGGGGATGGGATGTACGGGTCGAATCACGGCTGGCTCGCCAACCGCAATCCCGAAAACCTGAAGACTCAGGCGGAAAGCTGGGCGCTGCGCTGTCAGGCTTTGATTTGGAACGAGGACGGCATCGAGCAGGTCTACGAGGTCGAACCGTTTACGCCTTCGGAGCTTTCGCGGCGAATGAAAAACTCCGCATCAATTCTTTCGCAATCGGATTTTGGATCTTCCTTTGCGCCGCAATCAACCAGATCTCTTCATAGAACTCTCCCAGAGATCCGATCAATCGAAGCTCGCCATTACGAAGATGCTCCTGAACTGCCGTCTCTGAAGCCACAATAAGTCCGTGCCCTTCGACCGCGAGGTTCTTCATGAGCGAGGTGTCTTGCGTTTCGGCGATGACGTCGGCCTCGATCCCGCGCTCTTCCAAGAAGCGTTCAAAGTCGTGACGGACGCGTGAATCCCCCGTCGGCAGGACGAAGGGTTTCGCGTTGAGCGACATCGGGAAGCGGTCTTTCAACGAGACGAAATTCAGCGCCCCGCACACGAGCAGCGGAAGTTTCGAGATGCTGCGCGAGTAGATCCGCTCGTCGGTCAAAGACGGCGGCGAGGTGTTCGAGATCACGAGGTCAATCCGGTGCTCGATCAGGTCTTTCATGAGCGACGAGCCGCGCCCCTCCAGAATCGAGATCTGGCAGTTCCCCAGCTGAAACGCCGCCTGGGCCAAGACTTTCACGAGGTTTTTCGGCACGCTGTCGAGCGCCCCGATCGTCAGCCGAATCCGTGACGGGCCGACCTCGCGGCCTTTCAGGGTTTCCATCATCTCGTGGCCGAGGTCGAAAATATGGGTGGCGTAGCTCAGAACCACCCGTCCCATCTCGGTCAAAACCAGGCTGCGATTGCGGCGTTCAAAGAGCTGATAACCCAGGAAGTCTTCGAACTGTTTGAGCTGCATCGAGAGCGTCGGCTGCCCCAACCGCAGCTTCACCGCGGCTTTCGAGATCGAGCCCTCGGTGGCAATGACTTTGAAGTAGTACAGATGGTGATAATTCAATTGCAGCATGGGCCGCCATTGAACGGGGTTTTGATGAAAAAATCCATTGTTCACGCGTGTTTCCTGTCAGATTTCCGTTTTTAACCGGAGATTCTGCCCCCTTCTTCAGCGGAAATTTGACATGCCCCGGCGTCTGCCTTAAACCGGGGCGCAAGCGAGGAGCGTCAAAGCTTGGCTTTCCTTCTGAATCCGTGGACTGCTACCGCTTCCATTCACGGAAAGAAGACCAAGTTTCAAAGGGTGCATGATGACCGTATTTTCGGCCCGTCTTATGAAGTTTCCACTCATCGCGCTGTTGACGGTGCTTTTCACCGCGCACGCTTTCGCCGCCGTCGTTGAGGAAGACCCGAATCCGGGTCCCGAAGCGGGCGCCGAGCGCAAAGGCTTTTTCCTCGAGTACCTGAACTACTACGACTACGTTTACTCGCAGTCGAAGAAGACCGAGCTCGGCGACGCCGTGAACATCGACATGGCGGTCCGCTACCAGCACACGCCCGACACCTTCGCCCGCGTGCGTTTCATCACCGATCCCGTGCAGAACCGCTTCAACAACAAGACCTCGCAGTTCGAGTTCCTGGGCGGACACCGTTTGGATCAATGGTATTTCCAAATGGACACCGAAGTCCTCACGAGCGACGGCCCCACGGGTGGAACCTCGATCGGCCTGGATCTGGACTCCGAGCTGACCCAGATCAAATACTCGAGCGAACGTTTCGACTTCACCTTCTTCCCGTTCAATTTCGACGGCGAAGTCGGCGCGGAATTCAACACCTGGGACGTGACCCGCATCTATTTCGTCGAAGGCGCGCCCACGACGGTCGGCGGGACCGCGCTCGGCACCGAGCGCATTCTCGAAAAAACCATTCCCGGACTCGAAGTCGGCTGGAACACCGAGGGCCGTTTGGCCCGCGTCTACGCGGGGATCGGCGCGGCGAGCTTCCTGTATCCGAACATCGAAACCTTCGACATCGAAAGCGCCCCCACCGCGGACCGCTGGGAACGCAAAGAGGACGTCGGTTATAAGTTCGGGGCGACCTATCAAGATCCCGACGTTCTGCGCATCAAGTTCCAAGCCGTCGGTCACACCGAAAGCCGCCGGACGGGCTCGCTGCTCGCGGGTGCGGCGTCGATCTACGGAATCGGACGCGTCGGCCAATTCGTCATCGAAAACGAGTGGACCGCGTCCAAAGCCGGCGACGCACCCTACCGCCTGACCCGCGATGGCGCCTGGTTCGAGGACTTCTCGCCCTTCCAACCCATCTGGTCGGACGTCTTCGGCAACAAGCACGGCTGGATCGGCAAGACCGACTTCGCGACTTCGCTGCGCGTGGGTTTCAAACGCGAAAACTCGACGCCTTATCTCTCGTACAAATATCAGGGCGCGAACTTCATCTTCCGTGATCGGGAATCGGCGCACCGCCTGCGCACCGGCGACGAGTCGGAATCCCACGGCGGCCTCAGCCGCGTGGGCTTCGGCGCATTCTTCCAGGCCGGACAGTTCATCGTGAATCCGGAGTTTGAATACTTCAAAGCGAAGAACGCCGTCTTCGCCAACGCCTCGGACGTCCGCGCGGACCGTCGTCTGGCGAGCTTCTCGACCGAAGATTACCAGCTGTCGCTTTTGATCACATACCGCATTGACGAGAACCGGACGTTTCAACCTTAACGCCGGTTTCTTGAGGGAGGGGAATGATGATGCGAAATATTCTAAATACCGTGGGGCTTTTCAGCCTCGTGTTCGCCCTCCTGGGCTGCCAGCCGGCGGCGAACGACGCGAAACCCGTTCCGGATACGCAAGCGCTCGAGCTCGTGCGCGAAGCCGAAAAACTCCAAGAGGGCGTGCGCCTGGGTCACCGTCTGACCTCGCTCGCGACTCGCGACCGCGACACGCTCACCTCGCTTTTGAACGACATCAAAGTCGGCCTTCTGCGCGTCGCCGAAAACAACAAAGACGTCGATGGTCTGCGCATCCTGAAGCGCGGACTGGTCGAGTGGGACAAAGCCTCGGTGCAGCTCCAGCGCACGGATGAAGGCGTTTTCACCGCGTTCCTGACGAAAGTGTACGGCCTTCTGAACGACCGCGCCCGCAGCGCGGGCGTGGACGTCGACGACATCACCTGGGCGCTTTTCGTGACGGACTTCGCCCGCTCCGTTGAGCCTTTCACATCGATCTCGAACGGGGCGATGTGGGAAGCCGACTGGGCGCTGGACGAGCCCCTCGTCCGCGTCAGCGGTTACGACGTCAAAGCGTGGCTGATCACGCCCACTTTCGATCTGACTCAAGTGCGCGACCCCGCCTTCCGTATCGAACATCTGTTCATGATCAACCGGAACACGGGCAAATTCGCGACCGACATCTTCGATCGCAAACGCATCGTGACCGAGGCGTTCAAAGTCATGGTCAGCCGCAACTACGAAGCCGGCGACCCCGCGCTCGCGACCTGGGAGCAGGTCGACATCTCGCCGCTGCCGTCGTCGTACAACTTCCACGCCGTGCAATCGCCGCTCGTGAGCCTCGAGAAATTCCGCGGCGAAAAAGTCGCGATCGCGTTTCTGTTCGACATGCCGTCGTCGACGCTCGGCCACCACTACGTGACCTGGCAGATCAACCGCTTCGAACTTTTCGGCGCGGGCCCTACGCCCAGCATGCTCCCCCGTCCCCGGACACTGTGGTCGCATTCGTTCAGCAACCGCGACTTCAAACCCTTCCAATCGGGAAGCTTCGGCGGCGCGGGCGCGCCCGAGTGGCTTCCGTTCGCGACCTCGCCCGGCGCGATGCCGAAGTTCGCGAAAATCGGTTCGAACGGCGTGAACTTCGAAGGCTGGCTCGTTTCGCCGCAGATCCAAATGAAAGGCGAAGAGCTTTCGCTGAGCTTCAAAGAGGTCGTGCGCAATCTCGACTTCACGAAGATCCGCGTGCTGGTCAGTACGGATTACCGCTCGGGCGATCCCCGGCAAGCGTCGTGGCAGGAGGTCTTGCGTCCCAAGATCCCCGTCGTGAAACCCGATACCTGGCAGGACGTGCGTTCAGGCCCCATCGATCTTTCGGCGCTCAAAGACCAGACGATCGCCCTCGCCTTCCAATTCGTGGACGACGGCACTCCCGGCGACCGCGTGTGGGAAATCGAAAACATGCAGATCATGGGGAAGGCCCCGCAAGATCTGAAGGTCTCCGAGCGCGACTACAAAATGACGGAAGGCTCGAAGCCGACCGGCCCCGAAGCGCTGCAGACTTACCTCTTCACGCAAGCGACGCTGGATCCCTTCGTGGCGGCGAGCACCGCGGACTCGGCTTCCTCCTGGGCCCCGGTGGCGATGAAAGGCGCGTTCAAATACGCGAAGGCCGGATCGGGCGCGACGCCCACGGACACCTGGCTCCTCAGCCCCCGCATCACCCTCACCGGCCAGAACTTGGCGCTGCAGCTGAAACACACCGTCCGTAATCCCAACTGGGACAACTGGAAGCTGATGATTTCGGAAGACTATACGGGCGGCGATCCCCAAGCGGCGACGTGGAACGAACTCGCCATCGCGCCGGCGACGGAAGTTCCCGTCGACAAGTGGACCGACCTCGTCGTACCGGACATCGACCTTGCGAAATTCGCGGGACGTCCCTTCGTTCTGGGCTTCCGCTACCAGGACGCGGGCGGCCCCGGCGCGCGCGTCTGGGAAATCGAATCGCTCGCTTTCAAAGGCGAGGGAAAATTCCAGGCGACCGGTCCCCTGAATCCCGCCGTGCCGGGAGCGCCGTGATGAAAACGGGACGTTTCGCTTTACTGCCGTTTCTGTGGCTTGCGGCGTGTTCGCCCGAGCTGACACGTTTTGAGCAGCCCCAGGTCTTGATCCAAAGCCGCACGGAATCGGATTACAATACGGCCGCCAATCTGATGGCGACCGCGATCAAGGAAAGCGAAAGTCTCGATATCGTTTTGTACCCGCGCGACCTCGTGGAACGCTCCAAGGCCGCCGTTCTCGCCAGCGAAATGGACCACGACGCGAAAGCGCGCCTCATGTCCGTTTACCCCGACGACATCCAAGATCAATTCAAGATCGGCACGATGCGCGGGAAAGACATCAAAAAACTGATCCAAGAACGCTCGGCCGAGCAGTTCCGCGCCGAAGTCGACGTCGCGGGTCTCTTGTACCAGATCCACTACATCGGCGGTTATCGTCAGTTCGCCTACTTCAACCGTCCCGACGGTTTGCGTTTCAAAGACAATGAGTACTACCGGGTCGCGATCAGCGAGCTCTTCTGGTTCAACGGACTCACGTTCCCGTCTTACAAATATCGCAACGGCCTGAACTTCAGCTTCCGCGACTTGGGGAAAACCATTTCGGCGAAAGCCTCGCTCGAAAAGTACCTCGCTTCGAAACGGATTTGGCCCGACATGAAGGAACGTCGCGCGATCGTGACCCGCTCGGGTCTGGGCGCGCAGGCGAATCCCCTCACCATCGCGCAGATCCAGGGTCCGTCGCACCGTTCGCCCTACTACGCGCAGGAGGTCACCACGACCGGCGTGGTGACCGCGGTCGGCACCGCCCAGTGGTATCCGGGCGGCGTGGACGTCGTGATCCAATCGCTGACTCCCGACGACGATCCCCGCACGGCCGAAGGACTGATGGTTTACCTCGAACGAGACGAGGACGCCCCCGCTCTGGGTGACGTCATCGAAGTCCGCGGCGTCGTTTACGAACACGTCGCGACCTCGGGCCTCGGGATGACCTCGATCCGCGAAGTGCGCTCGATGAAAGTGATTCGCCAAGGCGAGCCCCTCCCCACGCCGATCCCCATCGGCGAAGGCGGCCGCCCCATTCCGAAAGACGTGATTTCGACCTGGCGCGGGGATCTGAACCTGAAGCCGAGTCTTGATCTGAACGACGGGATCGACTTCTGGGAAAGCCTGGAGGGCATGCGCGTCGAGATCAACTCGCCCCGGGTTGTCGGCTTCCGCGGCGGCCAAGAGGACTTCGAGAACAAAAAGCCCAAAAGCTACATGACTCTTTACGTCCGCCCCGATGGCGAGACCGCCGATCCGCAAGACACCATCCGCGGCGGAATCCTCGTGGACTTCCCGCGCCGGGATTACAATCCGAACATTCTGCAGATCGCGACGAACCACCTGACCGGACCGGTCAACGCCGAGAAGATCTTCAACGTCGGCACGCTGATCCCCGGCCGCGTCGAGGGCGTTTTGATCTACCAGAAAAACCTGTTCGGCGGCGGCGAGTTCAACCTCGTGCTGCCCACGGTTCCGCAGTCCATCCTGGACGCGTTCGCGCGCGCGCCGTCGGCGATGACCGAACTGAAAGACCGGCCGGTGGCGAGCCTTGTCGCCGGTCCCGATCAGCTGAGCGTCGCGACCTTCAACGTCGAAAACCTCGGCGGCGATCAGATGCGCCGATTGCTCAAGCTCGCCGAAGCGATCGACGTGAACTTGCGCTGCCCCGACATCATCAACTTCGTGGAAATCCAGGACGAAAACGGTCCGTCCTTCGTCGGCGACGCCGGGGGCACCAAAACGCTCGAGATCATCATCGGGCTTTTGAACTGCCCCAAGCAAAAGTATCGCCCCATCAACATCGATCCCGTACAGAACGCCGAAGGCGGTCAGCCCGGTGGCAACATCCGCGTCGCGATCATCTACGACTCGTCGAAAGTGGATTTTACGCCCCGTGAGCACGCGCTCGCCCTCGACCAAACCCGCATCACCAAAGACGGTCACCTCTCGCAGAATCCGGGACGTCTGTTTCCGCTCGATCCGACCTTCGACGGCGTTCGCCGTCCGCTCGTGACCGAGTTCAGTTTCCGCGGCGAACAGATCATCCTGATCGGGAATCACTTGAACTCGAAGCTCGGCGACACCTCGGTGTGGGATTCGATTCAACCGGCTTACTTGCGCTCGGAAGACAAACGCATTCCGCTCGCCGAAAAGATCAACGATTTCGTCGAGCACGTCCTCTTGCAGGCGCCGCGGGCGAATATTCTGGTGGCCGGGGACTTCAACGCGCTCGAAACCGAAGTGTCGATGAAGGTACTGGAAGGCCATCATCTGAAAAATCTCGTGAAAGAGCTCCTGCCGCCGGATCGTCGCTACACGACGAACTACAACGGGAACTCCCAAGCGATCGACCACATCTTCGCGAACGCGAATTTGATGAACCGCGCTCCGAAGGTCGAAATCCTGCACATCAACTCGGACTTTATGGGCCGCCTGTCGGACCACGACCCCGTCCTATCTCTGTTCCAGTTCTAATTCACGCGGGCCCCGTCTTTGCGAGGCCCTCCTCCCATGCAACGAGGAGGGGCCCGGATTCGTTTTTTAGCTGAGACCGCGCGGAGCGGGCTTCTTCGCCTGCGCGACTCGGCCGCGGGTCCTTACTTCACGGCGGCCTTGCTCTGTCTTTTGGGATTTTCCCTCTGGTGGCGCGCGCAGGAGCGCGAACGGCAGAGGGAAACGCCCGTCGTCGTGCTGAAGGACGCGCGCGGCGCGCGCCCGCCTGACGAAATTCACCTCGCTTTTTGGAACGTCGAGAATCTTTTCGATACGGAAAGCACCCACGACGGCGACTACGCCTTCCAACCCCGTGCGCGCAAGGTGGACGCCCGTCGAAGCTGCGCACGGCAGACGAATTACCACTACCGACGGGAATGCCGCGAGCTCGATTGGACGCCCGAGCGTTTGCGCGACAAACGCCACGCGCTCGCCCGCGTCGTTCTGGAATCTCCGGACGGCAGTCCCGACATCCTCGCGCTGGCGGAGATCGAAAACCGCGAGCTCTTGGAAGTTTGGCGCCAGCGGGACCTCGCGGCCGCGGGATACGGACCGGCGATTTTACTGGAGGGCACGGACCCGCGCGGGATTGATGTCGGTCTGCTTTCGCGTTATCCCGTTCTCGGGACGCCCCAGCTGCATCCCCTCGAGGGGCAGCGAGGGATCTTGGAGGCGCGCTTTCGGCTTCCCACGGGCGAACCGCTGAGCGTGTTCGTCTTTCACTTCCCGTCGCAGGGGGCCCCCGCCGCCGCGCGAACCCGGGGCCTAGAGGAGCTCGCGCGGCTGATGCACGCCCGGGCCGGACTCGTCGTGGCGCTCGGGGACGGGAACGTCACCACCCGCGAGGAGTTACGCATGCAACAGTGGGCGCGTTTTCACGCGAGGTCGGCTCACTTCATTTCGCATGCCACGAATCGCCTCGAAGGAGTGGGGACGCATGCTCATCGTGGGAGCTGGAGTTTTTTGGACGTGATCGTCGTGAACGGCGAGCTCGTCGCGCGTTTTCCGGGGCTTGAGTTTCGGATCATGCGCGACCTGGATTTTCAGCGCGCGGAGGACGGAACGCCCCGGCGTTTCGCGAAGGGCGGGGCCTCGGATCACTTCCCGCTGCGCATGATTCTTAAACGGGCCAGTTCCAGCGCATTACGGCGCACGGAATTCCCCCGTTCGACATCCGCTGCTCGAACGCGGGTTCCCAGGGCATCGCCTTCAACACCGCGGATTTCAATTTTTCGGGACACCACAAAAGAAGTTTCTCGGCGCCGAGGCCGCGGGCCCAGGGCCCCAGTCTTTCGATCCATTCCAGACCGGCCAGACGCTCGCCGTAAGGTGGATTCAAAACGATCCACAGCCTCGCGTCGTCTTGAATCCCCCAATCAGCCCGCATCGTCCGCGCGAAGCTATCGCCGATGAGCACGCGCGCATCAATGAGCTCACGATGGATCGGCGCGAGCGCCGGATCGATTTCGCCGCCGACGAGATCGCCCCAGGACTTCGTCTCTTCCAGACGCCATTCGGGATTGAGGTTTTTGAAGTAAGCGTCGCTCAAAAGGATCTTCGGCGTGTTCTTGAAGTGACGGAAGACGAAGTCCCGCCCCGTCACGGGCGCTTCGAGTCCG
Proteins encoded in this window:
- a CDS encoding DedA family protein, producing the protein MPVQQEWIFTVLQSYAYEPLLVYAIVFGLMIASGFGFPMPEEVTIVSVGILAYMGANPDIYPPPYEGARPILGYEAAAVTLLSVVFADMLVFMLGRKFGRPLMARPRIRELFGEKVMGKVNELMGKYGIYAAFMFRFTPGLRFPAHIAMGASHFPLWQFSLVDGLAALISVPTQILLIYHYGDKILYVFREFKIAVFSLIALLVIYVVAKKIYTLWKIRNKAIAGPNP
- a CDS encoding LysR family transcriptional regulator, which encodes MLQLNYHHLYYFKVIATEGSISKAAVKLRLGQPTLSMQLKQFEDFLGYQLFERRNRSLVLTEMGRVVLSYATHIFDLGHEMMETLKGREVGPSRIRLTIGALDSVPKNLVKVLAQAAFQLGNCQISILEGRGSSLMKDLIEHRIDLVISNTSPPSLTDERIYSRSISKLPLLVCGALNFVSLKDRFPMSLNAKPFVLPTGDSRVRHDFERFLEERGIEADVIAETQDTSLMKNLAVEGHGLIVASETAVQEHLRNGELRLIGSLGEFYEEIWLIAAQRKIQNPIAKELMRSFSFAAKAPKA
- a CDS encoding choice-of-anchor J domain-containing protein translates to MMMRNILNTVGLFSLVFALLGCQPAANDAKPVPDTQALELVREAEKLQEGVRLGHRLTSLATRDRDTLTSLLNDIKVGLLRVAENNKDVDGLRILKRGLVEWDKASVQLQRTDEGVFTAFLTKVYGLLNDRARSAGVDVDDITWALFVTDFARSVEPFTSISNGAMWEADWALDEPLVRVSGYDVKAWLITPTFDLTQVRDPAFRIEHLFMINRNTGKFATDIFDRKRIVTEAFKVMVSRNYEAGDPALATWEQVDISPLPSSYNFHAVQSPLVSLEKFRGEKVAIAFLFDMPSSTLGHHYVTWQINRFELFGAGPTPSMLPRPRTLWSHSFSNRDFKPFQSGSFGGAGAPEWLPFATSPGAMPKFAKIGSNGVNFEGWLVSPQIQMKGEELSLSFKEVVRNLDFTKIRVLVSTDYRSGDPRQASWQEVLRPKIPVVKPDTWQDVRSGPIDLSALKDQTIALAFQFVDDGTPGDRVWEIENMQIMGKAPQDLKVSERDYKMTEGSKPTGPEALQTYLFTQATLDPFVAASTADSASSWAPVAMKGAFKYAKAGSGATPTDTWLLSPRITLTGQNLALQLKHTVRNPNWDNWKLMISEDYTGGDPQAATWNELAIAPATEVPVDKWTDLVVPDIDLAKFAGRPFVLGFRYQDAGGPGARVWEIESLAFKGEGKFQATGPLNPAVPGAP